One genomic segment of Thermodesulfobacterium sp. TA1 includes these proteins:
- the pstA gene encoding phosphate ABC transporter permease PstA: MEKIVLYRRKILSKMMLFLCLVAAIYGLFWLFWILGTLFINGFKHLNLSLFLEDPGPPGVEEGGLRHAFIGHAIITFIASLIGIPIGIFSGIYYSEYGRDSRLFKVLRNITDIMVSTPSIIMGAVMYALFVIPFKHFNALAGALALAMLMVPVISKTTEEMLKLVPFTLREAAYALGAFKWQLIKDVVLRSAKVGILTGVLLGMARISGETAPLLFTAFNNHYLSFDVFKPMASLTVTIFDYAMSPYEFWHNQAWAASFCLALFVLILSVLAKGLVHSNFGFFNIFKRKKT; the protein is encoded by the coding sequence ATGGAAAAAATAGTCCTTTATCGCAGAAAAATCTTAAGTAAGATGATGCTTTTTTTATGTTTAGTTGCGGCTATTTATGGACTCTTTTGGTTGTTTTGGATTTTAGGCACCCTTTTTATTAATGGATTTAAGCACCTAAACCTTTCACTTTTCTTAGAAGATCCTGGACCTCCAGGAGTAGAAGAAGGCGGTTTAAGACACGCCTTCATCGGACATGCTATCATCACTTTTATAGCCAGCTTGATAGGGATTCCTATCGGGATTTTTTCTGGGATTTATTATTCTGAATACGGAAGAGATTCGAGACTTTTTAAAGTATTAAGGAATATCACTGACATCATGGTAAGCACCCCTTCTATCATCATGGGGGCGGTGATGTATGCCTTGTTTGTGATCCCGTTTAAGCATTTTAACGCCTTAGCAGGGGCTTTAGCTTTAGCCATGCTTATGGTCCCGGTTATAAGTAAAACTACCGAAGAGATGCTTAAATTAGTTCCCTTTACCTTAAGAGAAGCTGCCTATGCGTTAGGAGCCTTTAAATGGCAGCTGATAAAAGATGTGGTTTTAAGGTCAGCTAAGGTTGGTATTTTAACCGGAGTCCTCCTTGGGATGGCAAGGATTTCTGGAGAAACAGCCCCTTTACTTTTTACCGCCTTTAACAATCACTATCTTTCCTTTGATGTTTTTAAACCTATGGCTTCGCTTACGGTTACCATTTTTGATTATGCTATGAGCCCTTATGAGTTTTGGCATAACCAAGCTTGGGCTGCCTCTTTTTGTTTAGCCCTTTTTGTGCTAATCCTTTCTGTATTAGCTAAAGGGTTAGTCCACTCAAACTTCGGATTTTTTAACATCTTTAAAAGAAAAAAAACTTAG
- the pstB gene encoding phosphate ABC transporter ATP-binding protein PstB, translating into MDDKQLEIEVRTLNFYYGKDLALKNINMKVYRNKVTALIGPSGCGKTTFLRCLNRMHDLYVGNRYEGEIIFEGKNILDKKIDLIELRSKIGMVFQKPTPFPMSIFDNVAYGLRLKGVKGSELKDRVEAALKDAALWDEVKDRLKESAFSLSGGQQQRLCIARAIAVEPKVLLFDEPTSALDPISTAKIEDLIVQLKSKITIVIVTHNMQQAARTSDYTAFMYLGELIEVGPTEKIFTNPDKKLTEDYITGRFG; encoded by the coding sequence ATGGACGACAAGCAGTTAGAGATAGAGGTTAGAACTTTAAATTTTTATTATGGAAAAGACCTTGCTCTTAAGAACATAAACATGAAAGTTTATCGAAATAAGGTAACTGCCTTAATCGGCCCTTCTGGTTGTGGGAAAACTACTTTTCTTCGCTGTTTAAACAGGATGCATGACCTTTATGTAGGCAACCGATATGAAGGGGAGATAATCTTTGAAGGGAAAAATATCCTTGATAAAAAAATAGACCTTATAGAGCTTAGGTCAAAAATAGGGATGGTTTTCCAGAAACCCACCCCTTTTCCTATGAGTATATTTGACAACGTGGCCTATGGTTTAAGGTTAAAGGGAGTAAAAGGTTCAGAGCTTAAAGATAGGGTAGAGGCTGCACTTAAAGATGCCGCCTTATGGGACGAGGTTAAAGATAGGCTTAAAGAAAGTGCCTTTTCTCTTTCAGGAGGGCAACAACAAAGGCTTTGTATCGCAAGGGCTATAGCGGTTGAACCTAAGGTCCTTCTTTTTGATGAACCTACTTCAGCCTTAGACCCTATTTCTACCGCCAAGATAGAAGACTTGATCGTCCAGCTTAAAAGTAAAATTACTATAGTTATCGTTACCCACAACATGCAGCAGGCGGCAAGAACTTCAGATTATACCGCTTTTATGTATTTAGGCGAGCTTATAGAAGTAGGTCCTACCGAAAAAATCTTTACCAACCCAGATAAAAAACTTACAGAGGACTATATTACAGGAAGGTTTGGATAA